A genomic region of Torulaspora delbrueckii CBS 1146 chromosome 7, complete genome contains the following coding sequences:
- the IMP1 gene encoding endopeptidase catalytic subunit IMP1 (similar to Saccharomyces cerevisiae IMP1 (YMR150C); ancestral locus Anc_2.374), with protein sequence MNGLRAWTSTISYAVRAVCFVHIVHTHIYEFTETRGESMLPTLAATNDYVHAIKKHKDGKGCQIGDCIVAVKPSDPDHRVCKRITGMPGDIILVDPSMRSNVYGTEPTVRSIEELDGSVEDYDENFDSFIKVPKGHVWVTGDNLSHSLDSRTYNALPMGLIRGKIVAANDFNEKFWGGSKGNFWAFRKIENTYIDEE encoded by the coding sequence ATGAATGGATTGCGAGCGTGGACAAGTACGATCTCGTATGCTGTTAGAGCGGTATGCTTTGTTCATATAGTGCATACTCATATCTATGAGTTTACAGAGACTAGAGGTGAATCGATGCTACCGACACTAGCGGCGACGAACGACTATGTACATGCGATAAAGAAACACAAGGACGGAAAAGGCTGTCAAATAGGTGATTGTATCGTTGCAGTGAAACCCAGTGATCCCGACCACCGAGTTTGTAAGAGAATCACCGGAATGCCAGGAGATATCATATTAGTGGACCCCAGTATGCGATCTAATGTCTACGGTACAGAACCAACGGTTCGAtcgattgaagaattggatgGTTCTGTTGAGGACtatgatgaaaattttgattcTTTCATAAAAGTACCCAAAGGACACGTTTGGGTCACTGGTGACAATTTATCACATTCACTTGATTCCAGAACTTATAACGCCTTGCCTATGGGGTTGATAAGAGGCAAGATCGTAGCAGCCAACGATTTCAACGAAAAATTCTGGGGTGGGTCCAAGGGTAATTTCTGGGCTTTTcgaaagattgaaaataCCTACATCGACGAAGAGTGA
- the SRL4 gene encoding Srl4p (similar to Saccharomyces cerevisiae YPL033C; ancestral locus Anc_2.371), with protein MLSNALYNAANALYGTFGAGKRLDEKSGAVLIIGGSSDGLGIELCSTLAIDDKVYIINIDSRDMELILNFKDAAVVAKYYRFIPCRDLSNADLVLEALNQVKNLKLPITLFINNVQVGFRTIYSNNFSIGYRGIPRLQQFASANVTNIMIATKFFLNEIVPQTEKSTHGNVNFYIVNLTTVLTLDAPEYGMEYVSSKAALNQFHDGLTSELAVKSTRKRIKTLLIYLPHAPNGHAWEMMSTDLCEQVVECLKMGRRGCAMLRAEDETASGDLHGKIRNGYRYRAGGLKSKWTT; from the coding sequence ATGTTATCAAATGCTCTCTACAATGCTGCAAATGCGCTTTATGGTACTTTTGGTGCTGGGAAAAGACTAGATGAAAAGTCTGGTGCTGTTTTAATTATTGGTGGTTCATCCGATGGGCTGGGAATCGAATTATGTTCTACCCTGGCAATTGATGACAAAGTTTATATCATAAACATCGATTCACGCGACATGGAACTGATtttaaatttcaaagatgctGCTGTGGTTGCCAAATACTATAGATTTATTCCTTGTAGAGATTTATCCAATGCCGATCTTGTACTGGAAGCTTTAAACCAAGTCAAGAATTTAAAACTACCCATCAcacttttcatcaacaatGTACAGGTTGGATTTAGGACAATCTACAGTAATAATTTTTCGATTGGTTACAGAGGTATTCCCAGGTTACAGCAATTTGCAAGCGCAAACGTAACCAATATCATGATTGCCACTAAATTCTTCTTAAATGAGATCGTCCCACAAACTGAAAAGTCGACCCATGGGAATGTCAATTTTTACATTGTGAATTTGACCACTGTTTTAACGTTGGATGCTCCTGAGTACGGCATGGAATAtgtatcttcaaaagctgcCTTAAATCAATTCCACGATGGTCTAACGTCCGAATTGGCGGTAAAATCAACCAGGAAGCGTATCAAGACCCTTCTAATTTATTTGCCACATGCGCCTAATGGCCATGCTTGGGAAATGATGAGTACCGACCTCTGCGAGCAAGTAGTCGAATGCTTGAAGATGGGAAGACGAGGATGTGCTATGCTACGCGCTGAAGACGAAACTGCATCTGGAGATTTACACGGTAAAATCCGTAATGGTTATCGATACAGGGCTGGGGGTTTAAAGTCCAAATGGACTACTTAG
- the LDO16 gene encoding Ldo16p (similar to Saccharomyces cerevisiae YMR148W; ancestral locus Anc_2.376) gives MISLSSLYFLVYFLAFLFVGVVASVFIIPLLTVSFIFASCVVIFGFLSDITFKFAQLIYFKTDHRLKSTLNKMGQHTRKSETDLRPQVMKNYASARIRTGSQQGTGSTSGTGTTVLSSPFDGRTGVRVTS, from the coding sequence ATGATTTCGCTGTCGTCTCTATACTTTCTGGTCTATTTTCTGGCATTTCTCTTTGTCGGAGTAGTGGCCTCAGTGTTTATCATCCCACTGCTGACCGTTTCGTTCATATTCGCATCCTGCGTCGTGATATTTGGTTTCCTCAGTGATATCACCTTTAAATTCGCCCAattgatatatttcaagaCTGACCATCGCTTAAAATCAACGCTCAACAAGATGGGCCAGCATACAAGAAAGAGCGAAACAGATCTTAGGCCGCAAGTCATGAAGAATTATGCCTCGGCAAGAATACGTACAGGATCCCAGCAAGGGACTGGTAGCACTTCTGGTACCGGTACTACCGTGTTATCGAGCCCATTTGATGGCCGAACAGGCGTGCGGGTAACGTCatga
- the LUC7 gene encoding Luc7p (similar to Saccharomyces cerevisiae LUC7 (YDL087C); ancestral locus Anc_2.370) yields MGTPAAEQKKLLEQLMGKESHYGRRSDSKYNNYRKDLGLHDPRLCKSYLVGECPYDLFQGTKQTLGRCPQIHSAKFKLQYEKEKKRGVSFPDFDREYYAILAKFVNDCNGQIALALKKLEHTPEEREKIRQVTTELDTVDSRIGLMIQEIDSLLKANEVSQAMVQSIKLQALQEKRQEVRKKVRNMTENVGQSAQQKLQVCEVCGAYLSRLDTDRRLADHFLGKIHMGYVKMREDYDVMKKRLKR; encoded by the coding sequence ATGGGAACCCCTGCAGCTGagcagaagaagctgctTGAGCAGTTAATGGGTAAAGAGTCCCATTATGGACGAAGAAGTGACTCCAAGTACAACAACTATAGAAAGGACCTCGGATTACATGACCCCAGATTATGCAAATCATACCTAGTAGGAGAGTGCCCTTATGACCTGTTCCAAGGAACCAAACAAACACTGGGTAGATGTCCACAGATCCACTCAGCCAAGTTTAAGTTGCAATAcgagaaggagaagaagagaggaGTTTCGTTCCCTGACTTTGATCGAGAGTACTATGCCATATTAGCCAAATTCGTGAACGATTGTAACGGTCAAATTGCATTagcattgaagaagttggagCATACCCCAGAAGAGAGGGAAAAGATACGACAAGTGACCACCGAGCTCGACACAGTCGATTCCAGGATCGGACTGATGATTCAAGAGATAGATTCCCTACTAAAAGCCAATGAAGTATCACAAGCTATGGTTCAAAGCATCAAACTCCAGGCATTGCAGGAGAAAAGGCAAGAAGTCAGGAAGAAAGTGCGAAATATGACTGAAAATGTTGGTCAAAGTGCGCAACAAAAGTTACAAGTATGTGAGGTATGTGGAGCCTACCTCTCACGACTTGACACAGACAGAAGACTAGCTGAccactttcttggcaaaatccACATGGGTTACGTCAAGATGAGAGAAGATTACGATGTAATGAAAAAACGCTTGAAAAGATAA
- the SWP1 gene encoding dolichyl-diphosphooligosaccharide-protein glycotransferase (similar to Saccharomyces cerevisiae SWP1 (YMR149W); ancestral locus Anc_2.375), with translation MQLMRHLFALCALVYSCLALQAKNVHLTFPGSQRRGILLGDIESQTQKLEEPVQVNAQDESLELNFAVSPAEKPEQVELLVGLPERGLEVVYEPKITDNKELIMYRFSIDVSKIPKALLHYSKDDEEPISVSMILASPESDNVFVPVFDMSLTFNDEVEYTEPVRYEAKPEIRHVFNPEPKTVPWPLAQVFVFIISLVVFGLVIALMSSGALNFGNLPLNFNIVYFFAFIGSIIGFEYIFIQYYIGKSIFETLLAALYLGFPALWVGTKFLRIFKCT, from the coding sequence atgcaattgatgagaCATTTGTTTGCGCTATGCGCACTGGTGTACAGTTGTCTCGCTTTGCAAGCTAAGAATGTTCATTTGACTTTCCCAGGTTCTCAGAGAAGAGGTATATTGCTTGGTGATATTGAGTCCCAAACTcagaaattggaagaaccCGTTCAAGTGAATGCTCAGGATGAGTCATTGGAGCTCAATTTCGCGGTCAGTCCCGCTGAAAAGCCAGAACAGGTCGAATTACTAGTTGGATTGCCCGAACGTGGTTTGGAGGTTGTTTATGAGCCAAAGATCACTGATAATAAGGAATTGATAATGTACAGATTTAGTATTGATGTTTCAAAGATCCCTAAAGCGTTGTTGCATTATTCCAAGGACGACGAGGAGCCAATATCTGTTTCGATGATCCTGGCTAGCCCTGAAAGCGATAATGTTTTCGTTCCAGTATTTGATATGAGTTTAACCTTTAATGATGAGGTGGAATATACAGAACCTGTAAGATACGAAGCCAAACCAGAGATTCGCCATGTGTTCAACCCTGAACCAAAAACAGTTCCTTGGCCATTGGCTCAAGTATTCGTCTTTATCATCTCGTTGGTCGTCTTTGGACTCGTCATCGCATTGATGTCCTCTGGTGCTCTGAATTTTGGGAACTTGCCCCTCAACTTCAATATCGTCTATTTCTTTGCATTTATCGGGTCCATCATTGGGTTCGAGTACATTTTCATCCAATACTACATTGGTAAAAGTATCTTCGAGACTCTTCTGGCGGCATTGTACTTGGGATTCCCAGCACTATGGGTGGGTACTAAATTCTTAAGAATTTTCAAATGCACATGA